The following proteins are co-located in the Pseudomonas synxantha genome:
- a CDS encoding dermonecrotic toxin domain-containing protein → MTTVHTPSLRPRLGDPIPPQQAGPIRNVRSTDDGDPIEVARKRFLDEGELQHLNGGLTADEHQLIKAVVNPDKPGAPFVSVSTFAVDGAQSRDMMVIKRVPVTEGMTNFIVYMPEDEVMSFYKFETAEQMTEWVRNMAQDPAELDRLAGHFSHPEALGQEERVREQLKEFGKDEQSSVAVGSFGRERDDIFARLNRDVTVPPVEVNGLVNTRLYNLASDGKATYVGTREDGKHVVYDYDAYGNFRGGSEGGYYFVKDGLNNKEPLGEPSSESPDKFAKKHVARQAMEKAGPNDLSDFWAYLGKQLRNPGHGLGTALKQFGVPDDIAESIEEIVKNPVTGTLLELNHDNRLGNVFGVEKEIMDQQLEKFGNEVQSNIPRYGTARENLNTAADFIESVVGTPEETTTQVMT, encoded by the coding sequence ATGACGACTGTGCATACTCCTTCTCTTCGGCCAAGGTTAGGTGATCCCATCCCGCCGCAACAGGCTGGCCCCATTCGCAATGTCCGCTCGACCGATGATGGGGACCCGATCGAGGTGGCGCGAAAGCGTTTCCTCGACGAAGGTGAATTACAGCACCTCAATGGCGGTTTAACTGCCGACGAGCATCAGTTGATAAAGGCGGTGGTGAATCCAGACAAGCCGGGGGCACCTTTCGTGAGTGTCTCGACTTTTGCCGTCGATGGCGCTCAATCCCGAGACATGATGGTGATCAAGCGCGTGCCTGTAACGGAGGGGATGACTAATTTCATCGTGTATATGCCGGAGGATGAAGTCATGTCGTTCTACAAGTTCGAAACCGCTGAACAGATGACTGAATGGGTTAGGAATATGGCCCAAGACCCTGCCGAACTAGACCGATTAGCCGGACACTTCTCTCACCCTGAAGCTCTCGGGCAGGAGGAGCGGGTCAGGGAGCAACTAAAGGAGTTTGGCAAGGATGAACAATCCAGCGTTGCAGTGGGAAGTTTTGGTCGAGAGCGCGATGATATTTTCGCGCGCTTGAACAGGGATGTAACGGTTCCGCCAGTGGAGGTCAACGGGCTAGTCAACACCAGGCTTTACAACCTCGCTTCCGATGGCAAAGCGACCTATGTCGGTACACGGGAGGATGGAAAACATGTCGTATATGATTACGATGCTTATGGTAACTTTCGGGGTGGCAGTGAGGGCGGTTATTACTTTGTGAAAGACGGGCTGAACAATAAAGAACCGCTCGGCGAACCAAGTTCAGAGTCACCCGACAAGTTCGCCAAAAAGCACGTCGCGCGCCAGGCTATGGAAAAAGCAGGACCTAATGATCTGAGTGACTTCTGGGCCTACCTCGGCAAGCAGCTCAGAAACCCGGGGCACGGTCTAGGGACTGCATTGAAACAGTTTGGTGTTCCTGACGACATAGCCGAATCCATCGAAGAAATCGTGAAAAACCCCGTCACAGGAACGCTGCTTGAGCTGAACCACGACAATCGGCTCGGCAATGTGTTTGGTGTTGAGAAGGAGATTATGGATCAACAGTTGGAAAAATTCGGTAATGAGGTCCAGAGCAATATTCCCCGCTACGGCACAGCGAGGGAAAACCTGAATACCGCAGCCGATTTCATCGAGAGCGTGGTCGGTACGCCCGAAGAAACCACGACTCAGGTAATGACCTGA
- the rarD gene encoding EamA family transporter RarD encodes MSKGVVLSVLASVLFAVMYYFTSLLTPLSGLEIFGWRMLLTVPCMTVFMIVSGEWRRVLELLRMLATKPRLVGGVLASSALLGVQLWLFMWAPLNGRSLDVSVGYFLLPLTMVLTGRLVYGERLSRLQQIAVVFAALGVLNELYQAGGFSWATLVVIIGYPVYFVVRKYLTTDHLGGLWLDMALMLPVAWWFVQSGEQGFAVLDVHPRLYALIPMLGLISASALVSYIIASRLLAFSLFGLLSYVEPVLLLVVALLLGEGIKGGQWLTYIPIWLAVMVLVYEGFKHLVRQRRV; translated from the coding sequence GTGTCTAAAGGTGTAGTGTTATCGGTATTGGCCTCGGTGTTGTTTGCCGTGATGTATTACTTCACGTCGCTGCTCACGCCCTTGAGCGGCCTGGAGATTTTCGGCTGGCGCATGCTGCTGACCGTACCATGCATGACCGTGTTCATGATCGTCAGCGGTGAATGGCGAAGGGTGTTGGAACTGCTGCGCATGCTTGCCACCAAGCCACGTCTGGTCGGCGGTGTGCTGGCCTCTTCGGCCTTGCTGGGCGTGCAATTGTGGCTGTTCATGTGGGCGCCGCTGAATGGACGCAGCCTGGATGTATCGGTGGGGTATTTCCTATTGCCGCTGACCATGGTGCTGACAGGGCGCTTGGTGTACGGCGAACGCTTGTCGCGGCTGCAGCAGATTGCGGTGGTGTTTGCCGCGCTCGGCGTTTTGAATGAGCTGTATCAGGCCGGCGGTTTTTCCTGGGCAACCCTGGTAGTGATCATCGGTTACCCGGTGTACTTCGTGGTGCGCAAGTACCTGACTACCGATCACTTGGGTGGCCTGTGGCTGGACATGGCGCTGATGCTGCCAGTAGCTTGGTGGTTTGTGCAGAGCGGCGAACAGGGATTTGCCGTGCTCGATGTGCACCCCAGGCTGTATGCATTGATTCCGATGCTGGGTTTGATCAGTGCCTCGGCGCTGGTGAGCTATATCATTGCCAGTCGCTTGCTCGCATTCAGCTTGTTCGGGCTGCTCAGTTACGTGGAGCCGGTGTTACTGCTGGTGGTGGCGCTCTTGCTGGGAGAAGGCATCAAGGGTGGCCAATGGCTGACTTACATTCCCATCTGGCTGGCGGTGATGGTGCTGGTATATGAAGGATTCAAGCATTTGGTGCGTCAACGTCGGGTTTGA
- a CDS encoding aldo/keto reductase, producing MIYRTLGQSGLKVSALTLGTMMFGEQTSTEDSLRIIDKAWGQGINFIDTADVYTGGRSEEIVGEAIARNRQDWIVASKVGFGPADGLPNRSGLNRKRIFNAVEASLGRLDTDYLDIYYLHREDHDTPLEVTVSAIGDLIRQGKIRYWGLSNYRGWRIAEVIRVAERLGVDKPVISQPLYNIVNRQAEVEQITAAAAYGLGVVPYSPLARGVLSGKYAPDVTPEPGSRAARQDKRILETEWRMESLRIAQQIQQYTQGRGVGMVEFAIAWVLNNASVSSAIVGPRTEAQWDAYTGALAVKITAEDEAFIDSLVTPGHSSTQGFNDVGHFVSGRVAWRAG from the coding sequence ATGATTTACCGCACATTGGGCCAGTCCGGCTTGAAGGTCAGCGCATTGACCCTCGGCACCATGATGTTTGGCGAACAGACCAGTACCGAAGACTCGCTGCGCATCATCGACAAGGCCTGGGGCCAAGGCATTAACTTTATCGATACCGCCGACGTCTACACTGGCGGGCGCTCCGAAGAGATCGTCGGCGAAGCCATTGCGCGTAACCGCCAGGACTGGATAGTAGCCAGCAAGGTCGGCTTCGGCCCCGCCGATGGCTTGCCCAACCGCAGTGGTTTGAACCGCAAGCGTATTTTCAACGCCGTGGAAGCCAGTCTTGGGCGCCTGGATACCGATTACCTGGACATCTACTACCTGCACCGTGAAGACCATGACACGCCGCTGGAAGTGACCGTGTCGGCCATCGGCGACCTGATCCGCCAAGGCAAGATCCGCTATTGGGGCCTGTCCAACTATCGCGGTTGGCGTATCGCCGAGGTGATTCGCGTGGCCGAGCGTCTGGGGGTGGATAAACCCGTCATCAGTCAGCCGCTGTACAACATCGTCAATCGCCAGGCCGAGGTCGAGCAAATCACCGCGGCGGCTGCCTACGGGTTGGGCGTGGTGCCTTATAGCCCGCTGGCCCGAGGGGTGCTAAGCGGCAAATATGCGCCGGACGTCACGCCCGAACCTGGCAGCCGGGCCGCACGGCAGGACAAGCGCATCCTGGAAACCGAATGGCGGATGGAGTCGTTGCGCATCGCCCAGCAGATCCAGCAATACACCCAAGGGCGTGGCGTGGGCATGGTCGAGTTTGCCATTGCCTGGGTATTGAACAATGCCTCAGTGAGTTCCGCGATTGTCGGGCCGCGCACCGAGGCGCAATGGGATGCGTACACCGGGGCGCTGGCGGTGAAGATCACTGCTGAAGACGAGGCATTTATTGATTCCTTGGTCACACCCGGGCATTCATCCACGCAGGGGTTCAACGATGTCGGCCATTTCGTCTCAGGCCGTGTAGCGTGGCGAGCAGGCTGA
- a CDS encoding LysR family transcriptional regulator: MSSILDLEVFVRSADTGSLTAAARGLGLTPAAASIALKRLETRLGIRLLARSTRSMRLTEEGRRYLDSVRVALEALSEGEHAIKQQGQSLSGLLQLAAPSDFGRNVLLGWLDEFKLEHPNIRLQLLLNDSNADLFRDTVDIALRFGVPRDSSLVALPVVPGHQRMACASPDYLARHGTPRTPADLAQHSTLRYMRRGQANSTWYFRQGALLQEVDVSGDYLSDDGEIVRRWALAGHGIAYKANLDIARDIQAGRLVALLPDWQGEPTPFNLMCPHRLQVSERVKVLHRFLQARCQTLLGT; this comes from the coding sequence ATGAGCTCAATTCTCGACCTTGAAGTCTTTGTACGCAGTGCCGACACCGGCAGCCTGACAGCCGCCGCCCGTGGGCTTGGCTTGACACCGGCAGCGGCCAGCATTGCCCTTAAGCGCCTGGAAACCCGGCTCGGTATCCGCTTGCTCGCCCGTTCCACCCGCAGCATGCGCCTGACCGAAGAAGGCCGGCGTTATCTGGACAGCGTGCGGGTAGCGCTGGAGGCGCTGTCGGAGGGCGAACACGCCATCAAGCAACAAGGCCAAAGCCTCAGCGGTTTATTGCAACTGGCGGCGCCCTCGGATTTCGGCCGCAATGTGCTGCTGGGCTGGCTGGATGAGTTCAAGCTTGAGCACCCCAATATCCGCCTGCAACTGCTGCTCAACGACAGCAATGCCGACTTGTTTCGCGATACCGTCGACATTGCCCTGCGCTTTGGCGTACCAAGGGACTCCAGCCTGGTGGCGTTGCCGGTGGTGCCCGGCCACCAGCGCATGGCCTGCGCCAGTCCTGACTACCTCGCGCGCCACGGCACACCGCGCACGCCGGCGGACTTGGCGCAGCACAGTACGTTGCGTTACATGCGCCGCGGGCAGGCCAATAGCACGTGGTACTTCCGCCAGGGCGCGCTGCTCCAGGAGGTCGACGTCAGCGGCGATTACCTCAGCGACGATGGAGAAATCGTCCGCCGCTGGGCGCTGGCGGGCCACGGCATCGCCTATAAAGCCAACTTGGATATTGCCCGTGATATCCAGGCCGGTCGGCTGGTAGCGCTGTTGCCCGACTGGCAGGGCGAGCCGACCCCTTTCAACCTGATGTGCCCCCACCGTCTGCAAGTGTCGGAACGGGTGAAAGTGCTGCACCGTTTTCTACAGGCACGCTGCCAGACGTTACTGGGTACATGA
- a CDS encoding SDR family oxidoreductase, with protein MTSSLSGKTVIVIGGSSGIGAAVAQAVTARGAHVVLAGRRLTSGSDNGVRSEPVDVTDSASLQRLFETVGHFDHLVYTSGPSVRAKTLIETDLDEARDNFNVKLWGALRAIQQALPFLGEHGSISLTSGQLGRKLAAGQFIKTGINAATEALGKQLAKELAPRRVNVISPGVIDTPAYAGLAEEQRLAMFAKTGETLPVGRVGQAEEVAAGYVLAMENGFMTGTVIDIDGGGLL; from the coding sequence ATGACATCTTCCCTCAGCGGTAAAACCGTCATCGTAATTGGCGGCAGCAGCGGCATCGGCGCCGCAGTGGCCCAGGCAGTCACCGCTCGCGGTGCGCACGTAGTGCTGGCAGGGCGGCGCTTGACCTCCGGCAGCGATAACGGCGTACGCAGCGAACCGGTGGACGTCACCGATAGCGCATCGTTGCAGCGCTTGTTCGAAACGGTGGGCCACTTTGACCACCTGGTCTACACCTCGGGACCTTCGGTGCGGGCCAAAACGCTGATCGAAACCGACCTTGACGAAGCCCGGGACAATTTCAATGTGAAACTCTGGGGCGCGCTACGTGCGATTCAACAGGCGCTGCCATTCCTGGGTGAGCACGGCAGCATCAGCCTGACTTCGGGTCAACTGGGGCGCAAGCTGGCAGCAGGGCAGTTCATCAAGACTGGCATCAACGCCGCGACCGAAGCCTTGGGCAAGCAACTGGCCAAGGAGCTGGCGCCGCGTCGCGTCAATGTCATCAGCCCCGGCGTAATCGACACCCCAGCCTATGCCGGGTTGGCCGAAGAGCAGCGTTTGGCGATGTTTGCCAAGACCGGCGAGACATTGCCGGTTGGCCGGGTAGGGCAGGCTGAAGAAGTCGCGGCGGGGTATGTATTGGCCATGGAGAACGGCTTCATGACCGGCACCGTTATCGATATCGATGGCGGCGGCTTGCTGTAG
- a CDS encoding MFS transporter, with product MSQSATAALASDDDKNAIYKRITLRLIPFIFICYLFNYLDRVNVGFAKLQMLDALKFSETVYGLGAGIFFIGYVLCGVPSNLALTKFGPRRWIALMMIVWGTLSTCLLFVTTPTHFYTLRLFTGAAEAGFFPGVVLYLSQWFPTFRRGRIMALFMSAIPVSGLLGSPFSGWILNHFAAGQGGLAGWQWMFLLQGIPTVILGALAYFLLSDSFANAKWLTPHERAVLEADQATDLANKPKTTSDSLAEVFKNPAIWAFGLIYFCIQSGVYAINFWLPSIIKNLGFSDNLVIGWLSAIPYLLAAVFMLLVGRSADLRKERRWHLVVPMLMGAIGLLIAVNFATTPAIAILGLTIATMGALTGLPMFWPVPTAMLSAGAAAGGLALINSMGQMAGFLSPYIVGFVKDATGSTDVALYLLAAVIVAGSVLALRMTRTLQA from the coding sequence ATGTCACAGAGCGCCACTGCCGCACTGGCCAGCGATGACGATAAAAACGCCATCTACAAGCGCATCACCCTGCGCCTGATCCCCTTCATCTTTATCTGCTACCTGTTCAACTACCTGGACCGAGTGAACGTTGGCTTTGCCAAGTTGCAGATGCTCGATGCGTTGAAATTCAGCGAAACCGTATACGGCCTGGGGGCCGGGATTTTCTTTATCGGTTACGTGCTGTGTGGCGTGCCGAGCAACCTGGCGCTGACCAAGTTCGGCCCACGGCGCTGGATCGCGTTGATGATGATCGTGTGGGGCACGCTGTCTACCTGCCTGCTGTTTGTGACCACGCCGACGCATTTCTACACGTTGCGCCTGTTTACCGGTGCCGCTGAAGCCGGTTTCTTCCCCGGTGTGGTGCTGTACCTCTCGCAGTGGTTCCCGACCTTCCGCCGCGGACGGATCATGGCGCTGTTCATGTCGGCGATCCCGGTGTCCGGCTTGCTCGGTAGCCCCTTCTCCGGCTGGATTCTCAACCACTTTGCCGCCGGTCAAGGTGGCCTGGCGGGCTGGCAGTGGATGTTCCTGCTGCAGGGCATCCCGACCGTGATCCTCGGCGCCCTCGCCTACTTCCTGCTCAGTGACAGCTTCGCCAACGCCAAGTGGCTCACGCCCCATGAGCGCGCAGTGCTGGAAGCCGACCAAGCCACGGACCTGGCGAATAAGCCTAAAACCACCAGCGACTCCCTGGCCGAAGTGTTCAAGAACCCGGCGATCTGGGCATTTGGCCTGATCTACTTCTGCATCCAGAGCGGCGTGTATGCGATCAACTTCTGGCTACCATCGATCATCAAAAACCTGGGTTTCAGCGATAACCTGGTGATTGGCTGGCTCAGTGCGATCCCGTATCTGTTGGCGGCAGTGTTCATGTTGCTGGTAGGCCGCTCGGCCGACTTGCGCAAGGAACGTCGCTGGCACCTGGTGGTGCCAATGCTGATGGGTGCAATCGGTCTGCTGATTGCGGTGAACTTCGCCACCACACCGGCCATCGCCATCCTCGGCCTGACCATCGCTACCATGGGCGCCCTTACCGGCCTGCCGATGTTCTGGCCGGTGCCTACCGCCATGCTCAGCGCAGGTGCCGCAGCGGGTGGCCTGGCTTTGATCAACTCCATGGGGCAGATGGCGGGCTTTCTCAGCCCGTATATCGTGGGTTTTGTGAAAGACGCCACCGGGTCCACGGATGTGGCGCTGTATCTGCTGGCGGCCGTGATTGTCGCCGGGAGTGTGTTGGCGTTGCGCATGACGCGGACCTTGCAGGCATAA
- a CDS encoding sugar diacid recognition domain-containing protein: MFELDHALAQEIVDRTMAILPYNVNVMDSQGLILGSGEPERINTRHEGAQLVLANGRVVEIDGQTAKHLKGVQPGINLPLLHDQRLIGVLGITGEPDGLRTYAELVRMTAEMLVSHRHQQAEQQWRRQRCDDLLALLLADSGDSPRLVDEARQLGLKPQLSRTPYLFELGPGQTAEDLSTWLTSRYPDSWCVSPAKFSLLWCRPAALQVDNPRLLEKLDGLGWNILRVAIGGQAEGLAGLRRCYRRVGDLLAYGRDILPQMRLLTLNRYRLPVMLWRHRNDDALDELLNPLRKVLTKDSNGQLLATLRSWCEHDGQSQACADALGIHRNSLRYRMERIAELSGVDPLTLDGMLALYLGVQLLPQTL, translated from the coding sequence ATGTTCGAGCTCGATCACGCCTTGGCCCAGGAGATTGTCGATCGCACCATGGCCATCCTGCCCTATAACGTCAACGTCATGGACAGCCAGGGCCTGATCCTTGGCAGCGGCGAGCCGGAACGCATCAATACCCGCCACGAAGGCGCGCAACTGGTCCTGGCCAATGGCCGGGTGGTGGAGATCGATGGGCAGACTGCCAAACATCTCAAAGGCGTGCAGCCGGGCATCAACCTGCCGTTGCTGCATGATCAACGCCTGATCGGTGTGCTGGGCATCACCGGTGAACCGGACGGGCTGCGCACCTATGCAGAACTGGTGCGCATGACCGCTGAAATGCTGGTCAGCCATCGCCACCAGCAAGCCGAGCAGCAATGGCGGCGCCAGCGCTGCGATGATCTGCTGGCCTTGCTGCTGGCCGACAGTGGCGACTCACCACGCCTGGTGGACGAAGCCCGGCAACTGGGTCTCAAGCCGCAGCTGTCGCGCACGCCGTACCTGTTCGAACTGGGCCCGGGCCAAACGGCGGAAGACTTGAGTACATGGCTCACCAGCCGTTACCCGGACAGTTGGTGTGTCAGCCCCGCGAAGTTTTCCCTGCTGTGGTGCCGACCCGCCGCGTTGCAGGTCGACAACCCCCGCTTGCTGGAAAAGCTCGACGGCCTGGGTTGGAACATCCTGCGCGTTGCCATTGGTGGGCAAGCGGAGGGCTTGGCGGGGCTACGCCGTTGTTATCGTCGGGTGGGCGATCTACTTGCGTATGGCCGCGATATCCTCCCGCAAATGCGGCTGTTGACCCTCAACCGTTATCGTCTGCCGGTCATGCTCTGGCGTCACCGCAATGACGATGCCCTGGACGAACTGCTCAACCCTTTGCGCAAAGTGCTGACCAAGGACAGCAACGGGCAACTGCTCGCCACCCTGCGCAGTTGGTGCGAACACGACGGGCAAAGCCAGGCCTGCGCAGACGCGCTGGGCATTCATCGCAATAGCCTGCGTTATCGCATGGAACGCATTGCTGAACTCAGCGGCGTGGACCCGTTGACGCTCGATGGCATGCTGGCCTTGTACCTGGGCGTGCAGTTGTTGCCCCAGACTTTGTAG